Proteins from one Telopea speciosissima isolate NSW1024214 ecotype Mountain lineage chromosome 1, Tspe_v1, whole genome shotgun sequence genomic window:
- the LOC122651623 gene encoding uncharacterized protein YnbD-like has protein sequence MGISVLIGLKAIVLLLVFAYLRALGFIFLSLPFLYASLVALLVSVASHPAINLPMLLGKRSDGSFPIWSMVMFGSYLYFVRFFSFLRRMWSREPPYSEICEGLFVGGWPFSLDKLPPGDPAIIDCTSELPRSTALSKNAYLCVPTWDTRAPQPAEIESAVQWACRKRDQKRPIFIHCAYGHGRSVAVMCALLVAIGVAEDWKNAEKIIRERRPYISMNALHRKSLEEWSKHRLLPKRNIGSDVSSVILSGASGSSQFKS, from the exons aTGGGTATTTCCGTATTGATTGGGTTGAAGGCAATTGTTCTGTTGTTGGTGTTTGCTTATCTGAGAGCTTTGGGCTTCATCTTCTTGTCACTTCCCTTCTTATATGCTTCTTTAGTAGCTCTTTTGGTTTCCGTTGCTTCTCACCCAGCCATCAATCTTCCCATGCTCTTGGGGAAGAGATCTGACGGGAGCTTTCCCATTTGGTCCATGGTTATGTTTGGCTCATATTTGTATTTTGTTCGTTTCTTCTCGTTCTTGCGGAGAATGTGGAGTAGGGAACCGCCCTATAGTGAAATTTGTGAGGGTTTATTCGTCGGAGGATGGCCTTTTTCATTGGATAAATTGCCTCCTGGTGATCCTGCCATTATTGATTGCACTTCTGAGCTCCCAAGAAGTACAGCTCTCTCGAAGAATGCTTATCTTTGTGTTCCAACGTGGGATACAAGGGCTCCTCAACCTGCTGAAATCGAGTCTGCTGTTCAGTGGGCTTGTAGAAAGAGAGATCAGAAAAGACCAATCTTCATTCACTGTGCTTATG GTCATGGGAGAAGTGTTGCAGTGATGTGCGCTCTCCTAGTTGCAATAGGTGTGGCTGAAGACTGGAAAAATGCTGAGAAGATCATCCGAGAACGAAGGCCTTACATTTCCATGAATGCTCTCCACCGCAAAAGCCTAGAAGAATGGTCAAAACACCGCCTCCTTCCTAAAAGGAACATAGGATCTGATGTCAGTTCTGTAATTCTGTCTGGTGCTTCAGGAAGCTCACAATTCAAGTCATAA